TCCATAGAATATGAATGTACAAACCTTCAAGTACTTattagccatttttctttttctcccaagcAATTTGGAGTGACAGAAAATGGTTCATGTGAATTTTCTGGGGAGTAGCTTATGATCAAATATGCACATCATTTTCATTAAAAAGCGCAAAGTACTCTGTAACATTAGGAATGTGTATTCCTTGAGGtgacaaaaatttaaaacaacaaaattgtgCCAGATTCAAAAAAACACAAAGGTTGCCAAGAGCATGTTTCAGTATATGAAAATAAAGTCCTGTGCTCTCTTACTGTATTCATCTTAACTCCTTTGACCTCCATTTCCCTCTTCTCAACCAGCTAGTCATTTTTgccctggttttttgtttttttactcctGTCCTCTTCCTTCGCTGCCTTCCCTTCAAGTAAGAGCCccaaaattagttttaaaatattctgtgAACTTTTTGTGATCAGAAGATGGTCCTCATATCACCTTTATCCCATCCATTCATACCTGAGCTTTGGGAACAATAGGAATATTGATCTCTCAGATGTCCTCTCAAAGCCTAATGAAACCCAGCTTTCCCAGATATGCATGTGATATAGAACAGAAATCAGGATGCGCAGTAAGAGGCAGTATAGAGACCCAAGTCTACTGGCAATGAGTGAGGAAGTCCTGTGCCTTTTCACATAGGTGAGCTTTGTCAGAAAACACACTCTAGGAGGATCTGAGGTGGATTGACCATGAGCTCTATTTTTTTATGAATTCCTTTTATGCTCCTCTACACTCCAGAGcttgcataaatatatatgcatatatgtgtatatgcatatatatataatttcccttTAGCTAGACACCCACCCCACCAGTTCCTCTTGGTGGCTACCTAGAATGATAGAAcacttcttgtttgtttgtttgtttgtttgtttgtttttttaattgcttagCAAACCTCACCCAGGTGCTGTGGCATTCTTGCCTTTAGAGAGTGACTGAGCTTTTATTCTGTGACAGCTCTTTAAATGTTGGTTTCTTTTCATACCAATGTTCCACTGGGTGCTGGACCTGCCCGCCAAGGTGCAAAGTGCATTCACCGCCTAGCTCATAGAACGGGCTGTAAACACACATCTGGCCTTAGCCTCACAAGATCAAGTTGGAAGAAGAGGCCTTGATACGCACCCACACGTCAGAAGGCAGGACTGAACCCTTGCGTGTTACCATGCTCGATAGGAACATGTGACAACATGCAATAGGCTTCCTTAGCTTCTCATTTCTCCTGGCCAGGAACACAGCAAAATTACAGCCTGTAAAGCCTAAGAGAGATGCCTTTCAATGACCCTGATTTCCTTAGGGGTTGATTTTTGAGATTGAGAGTTTTCCTTCTTACCTTGAGATTCCCCTTTGTGGTAAAAGCTCTACCACAGATTGTGCAACCAAATGGTTTTTCACCAGTATGGGTGCGCTCATGTATCTGGAGTGCACTTGCTGAAGAGAAGGTCTTCCCACACGATTGACAGTTGTGTTGCTTAGGTGTTCGCCGTGGTGGGGGTGCCAGCATAGGAGTGAGACCTGGACTCATCACTGTCTGTGGTGCAGCAGGAACCTGGATTCCAGCTGGAAGCGGAGGGCCCTCCCCCAGTGAGATCGGCTTGCTGTGACCATTCACTTCCATTTTGATCATGGTAGGCGCAGTGCTGGTGACCAGGCTAGGAGTACTTTGGCTGGGACCTAGAGTAAAGTTGGGTTCAAATAACTGAGAAGGCAGCTCTTTTAATTTGTGTGTCAGTAAGTGCTGTTTTAAATTACCCATAGTGGAACACCCGCGACTGCAGATTGTACAAACAAATGGACGTTCTTTAGTATGGCTGCGGTAGTGAATTTCCAATGCACTCTTACAAGCAAAAGGCTTGCCACAGATATTACAAACAGTACTTTTAAACTTACCACGTTCTCTGTTGAGGAACAGCAGGCTAAAAGGAGCTTCCTCCTTGATGACTGGTCTGCCCGGAGTAGGAGCTGTCAGATCGAGTGCACCTCCATTTTCAGGAGCAGGTGGTGGACTGTCCGGCTTTTCTGTCTTTAGTGGTGTTTCTTGTGGGTCTTCTTGGTTGCTCAGACCTGGAGATTTGGACCGGAAACTTTCACTGTTGCTATTCACTGGAGACAATGCTTGCATGGATGAGGAAGATTCTGACATGGCAGGACTGCCTGCGCTCTGGCTTTCGAGATCACCTACAGCTGATGAGGAATCATTACTTAAATGGTCACTCTCCCCTGATCCATTTTCTATGGATTTCAAGCTGGTCAACTGCTGACAGTTCATGACAGAATCAATCATTTTCATCTGATTCTCCAGGGCAGCAATACTAGAGATTACAGAAGGTGGTGAAGGGGGACACGACCCAGAGTAAGCTATTAGTGGTTTGGATGAGTCACTTGCCGTGTCCTTTAACTCTGGATCTTCTTCCATAGAATTTTCATCGATGTCATCATCGTAGTTGCTCAGGGTATCAATGTTTTTATCATCATAAGAAAGTTCTGAGTCCATGGCATCTTGGAAGCCCTCGGGTAATGGTGTGTTTGGGATTTGTCCCCCCATATGCATACGAATATGTTGCTGAAGAACAACAGCATTTGTAAATTTCTTTTGACAAATGGGACATGAATGCTGTACTCTTAGTGGTGGCTTCGCTCGATGAACTCCAAAATGTGTTTTTAGATTGCCTTTTGTAGTAAAGGCACGTCCacaaattttgcatttaaatggtCTTTCTCCTGTATGTGTTCTGTAATGCATCTTGAGAGCACTCTGACAACTAAGCACCCGGTGACAAATGACACATTGATTTGGGTCTGTCATCTTCTTATCAATGTTCTCAACTAACTGTTGCAGCTTTGAGGTTTCGGATGTTTGCATAGAGTCAAGCAGACCACCAAATGGGAACTTTGCTTTGAACTGGTCAGAAATCGCTGGAAGCCCAGGGTTTGGGAGGGTTGTGGAGACGCTACTATCGGTTACAGCGGTAACAATGGAAGTGGAAACTGTGGTGACTTGCACACTGATGGAGACCTCTCCCACTCGGGTGTTTGTGGAAGGCAAACTGATAGGTTCCGTTTTTGTTAGAGAAGACCCACTGTGAATTGGTTGTGGGGATTCTGCAGTCACTGTTATGCCTGACTCGGAATTGTTGAGGCCAGGGGATAAAGAAGTGCACTCACTTGAAGCaggagatggcctctgaggtgaCCGGCTTATGGGAGTAATACTCGGGGAGTCACTATAGCTATTAACACCAGGTATGGTGGGAGGAAGCTGCAGTCCAATGGATGTGGGGACAGTTGGCAACACAGGCTTGCTATCCAGCCAGGTTGTCACTGGTTTCTCGGGAGGCAGTGACATTCCATAGGGAATTCCAGAGCAAGTGGGGACGTTGTCGAGGTATTCTGGAACAGGGTAAGGATTCATCTGGATATGGGGATACTTCTCCTTGTGCCTCTGAAAATGAACCTTGAGATTGCCTTTCGTTGAAAACCGATTCCCACAAATGTTACACTTAAAAGGCCTCTCTCCTGTGTGAGAACGCAAAtgaatttgtaaagcactatCACTTCCAAAGACCTTGGCACAAAATCTACACTTATGCTTAAAAAAGGGATCCTCAGAGCTCGACTTGGGTTCAAACACCGACACATTGGGTGGTTTTCCTTTGCGGTGTTTCATGAGGGCAGACAGGGGGTCTAACGCATTAGCAGTTGCAGCAATGCTAACCAGTGGATTGGGAAAGATCACACTATTTGATGAGGTCTGAGGTAGAAGTGGGTTTGGCAGACTGGAAGTTGAGGTGAGAAGATTTCCATGACCCAGGGTGGGTGGGGTTGAAGTGTTCTGGGGCTGTGAGGAACTGTTAGTAGTATTTGACACAGAAGCAGGAGTTATGGGCGCCGGAATTGCAGTAGCAGATGAAGATGCACTGGGCTCCGTGGGTGCAGAAGATCCATTAGTGGAGATGTTTGGGGTGCTCGCTCCAGATGGAGGCTGTGAGATGTGCTGAGGGCCCTCAAAGGTAGATGGTGGATTGTTTGTAGCCTGCCCAGCCACTGTGGGGGGGACAGCAGTAGTTAACTGAAGAGCAGAATGTGCAGCAAACCCTTGCAGTTGGTTAGATGCTGCCACAGGAGCGTTCTGAGAAGCTACTGCTGGATTTAAAGAGGGCCGTAGGGGTTGTCGGTTCATCATGGCTACCTGACTCCGAATCTGCTCAATGAGCTGAAGCTGGTGAATCTGCTGCTGCTGCAAGGCCATGAGCTGTTCCAGGATCATTGGGATGGCCATGGCTGTCACCCCACTGCTTGCATTCGCACTCCCTGAAGATCTTGCATTTTGGGAGAACTGGGCCACAGCCACTTTAGTGCTCAGGAGAGTTTCTAACGTAACATTAGTGTTTGGCATGTTATAACTCGTCATGGAAGATGGTTCTGGAATCTGAGGTAGAGGGGTCGTGGGAGTGGCGTTCGAAGTGCCTTGATTCTGGTAACTTTTCTCCCCAGAGGTTTCCACTTCCATtggctcttcctccttctctgccACTTTCACCTCACAGCTCTCATTGTTTTCTGGTTGAACGGTTTCTTCCGTGACCTCGCTCTCAGCCTGGTCACTGGGAGAACTAGCAGGTGAAGGTTCGGGGAATTCTTCAGAAGGGGGTGCTGGTTCATCTTCATTCACAATCAACACCAGTGGGTTTTTTGTGCAATTCTTCTTGTGCTCCAGAAAGTCTGTCCATTTGAAGAATTCTGCACAGCATTTCTCACAAATATTTGTTTCTTCACTTCCACTTCTGCTTTCATTCCCACTATCACCATCATCTGCGCCTTCCCCTGGGACGgctagaaaatcaaaagattacatCAGCCAATGACTTGCTAGACCATCCTCcctccattttaaaattttgcacataagaaaaatcaatattttttattttgtacaaaTTACCCCACTTCAACATTTCTGACGTCCCTGTGTGTGTGTTCTATGACTCTTTCTACCTAGCTAATCATTTTCTTAGCACAATCCATCAAATTATGAGGCTCTATCAATTGTGGATACTGCTTCTTAATGAAATTCCATAGAAGGCATTGATTTCCAATATTTTCATACAATTCACAGCTACCTTGTCTGTTGGGTACAAAGCAAGCTTTCGATGGACTCATTAGGATTCCCCTTTACCATCAAGCTTCCTCATTTCCAGCAAAATTAGAGATGCCTTTGCCAGTTCACTTAACATTGCTAAACTAATCTGTAACCTTTCAAACTCAAATCAGCACCTGACAGGACAAACTGGGCCTCTGTTACTCAAGTGTGGTCTTGGACTACCTAGATTTATTATCTTTATACAGTGCTGAGACATAGTGCATTTAATGTAATTCTATATAACCTTtcgaatcaataagcatttattttactTAAGAAATTTTAGTGAAATACATTCATTTGTAAAAGCACCAAAAAAAAGTGTTAgcatttcttctatctccatttaGAAAGAGGATCTTCCTGACCTGTAATTAGATTGACAAATCAACCCTGTATCTTTGTTTGCCTTTGCACTTTACTTATAAATACTATGAAATACAGCTGAAACAAGCTATCTTGTGACTTACAAAATGAGCTTCATATATTCCAGCCATAAAATGAATATTGCTAATGCAATTAATTGGCTCTGTCAGATGCAATATTTCTTAGCAAAAAGAACTAAAATTACATGTTATTGTTATTAGCCAATAGAGTTCAGTGGTTTGTTAACAAActagaaattatatatttaaagttcaTTTACGTTGACATGTTTAACATGAGAATGTTGTAGTCAGACACACTTTTTTGTACCTATTTTCATCTACTCTCATAGAAAGACTCAGCAAATTATATGCTTGTGCCATAGTGGAAAACCCACTAATTGGTTACACATGTTTAATTACTGTTGTAGGCAGCCACTTCCTCTGACTCCCGTTACCCTCTTGTGCCGAATAACAACCATGTTTAATGAACAGAATTCTAATTCACACCTGATCAAATAAATAGCTACACTGAAATGAGAAATCAACATACAATAACATTTTTAGCCCTCTCTCTCTAGGCTGGGTGAGAAGGAATGCTCAATAATTACTTAGGTTCCATGGCTACTCTGAACATTACTGACCGGTAACTGTTTTTTGTCAACCTACTGAGAGAGTGGCAGCAACAAATCAGCACTAACAGAGAGAATGACAGCTACAGATCAGTGATCAGTTCTTTGTTACATATGCATATTTGAGCATGTGAATAAAACACATCCAAGTTTTGTTTCCCTGAGAATAGTGTTAGAGAAGCAAGAAAGTGTTGGCTAAAAGGGATACTTGGCTTGTTtggttgttttattttggggggggggattcctTAAAAAAGACAATGTCTTAGCTagccaagaaagaaaaaataattttagaagttAATATACTATTTCATGTGAGGCCATGATTTTTCTGGTTCCCTTAAAAAAATGACTAGCATGGTTTGATCAGCATTTTTTCCTTATGCTGCCAGACCatttgaaggcagaaaaaaagTTCAGAGTTTTCAGCCTATTTCAGCTGTTAGGCCTTTAAACTAATTCAGCTTCTGAGATCAGAATGCAAGTGGCCTCAGTGCTGAATTGGAGTAAAGAATGTAATAGGTGCCTGTAATGAGGTTGAGCATAGCTAGAAGCAAAGGCACTGCTGATTTATGCTGAAGATAGGCACATTAACCAAATAAATACCTTAAGTACTTAACTTGCTTCAATGTAGGCAAAACTGTATTTTAAACCTGTTCACTATAAGGAACATGTatattggggggaggaggggaaaggaggcgGCAGTGATGGGGAGAGTCTGTCCCTGGAAGGCAAAATCTACAAAAAAACCCCACTAAAttagaaatttgttttaatgAGACCTAAGAGATAAAAGATCTCTCTGAAACATTTGAGACATTTAGTCAAACTGTGGAGTATTTCTGCTTTTGATATGGGCTATAATTTTATAtagtgaatttctttttctactgatACCCAACAAGTCAAAAGCAAGGACATTTCTTAAAAATGTGCAAACAAAAAGCTCATCTGCAAGACCAAATCATTCAATTTTTGTGGTAACTGTCAAGTGTGAATAAGGCTGTTAGAAGAGATACGTGTCAATCATATTTATGCATGGCTATCAATCACATGCTTATATACACTGAGATAGATCATAAACATTACTGTATAAGTAAACACAACTCAGGAGATAAAAATGTCCCACTAGTTAGCAGTCTTCACCAGTGAAAACATTTGTTTTCATATGGAAGGAGgttttggggagggagagaaaccaCTAGAGGAAAACATAACAATGGTCTTTACACCCAACAATGAAACTCAGATAACTTAAAAATCACATAGCAGGAAAGGGCTAAACTTTCCAAGTCCAACAAACacaatttataatgaaaaatatgctAGGAAAATACTTTTTTCTGTATTGTGTAGACACCAAACCATACAGCTCAgtgagggaaaataatttttaaaacatgatttaagcttaattctaaattatttaatgagTATACTTTGTGAACCTTTCTTTTAAGTAAACTCAGATAAATTAGAAGGTTATAAATGAACATTTCCTTGATTCTCTCAACTCTGGAACAAATAAAAGGCATATATAAAAATGCAAGGAGAGGTAAGGGAACACTTCTTTTCTATACGGCAATAGTGCTTTTCTCAAGGGCCTCAGACAACTCAAACaaatctctatttgccttaaagatttaaaattttacagtCCTGTTAGTTTTTCATTTGTGAAGTATTTTTAAGCTTCACATCCAAATTCATTGGAAGTTTGGGAGGTGTTCTCACAGTTTAATTTGACTTTTCCCATTAGTAGCTTAGCTAAATGCTACTAATTCTTTCTCCCCTGGAGAAATTGTTCATGGGAATCTTTGAACAATTTGTGAGGaacaataaaaagtatttttttaaagttaaaaaaaagaaacctggaaGTTTCCCACCAACAATAAATTCCTTAAAGTGTTGATGCAATaaagtattaaaattaaatagttgAAGAAAAACATTAGATCTATGTTTATTAAGATAATAATCATCTcaatcaaaatttaaaagaattaagaaattagAAAACACTTTAAACATAAATTTGCATGAATGACATTAGGATATGTTGACGAAAAAGGGATATTAGTATCATTTGTGCATATTCAGAGTCTTCTGAATTCATTGATATATTAAAAATAGTTACCGATCAGTAAGAAACTATGCTGATAAACATCActaacttgtttttttttgtcataacaGAAACATCTTTGCAACATTTAA
This sequence is a window from Monodelphis domestica isolate mMonDom1 chromosome 3, mMonDom1.pri, whole genome shotgun sequence. Protein-coding genes within it:
- the SALL3 gene encoding sal-like protein 3 isoform X3, producing MEVETSGEKSYQNQGTSNATPTTPLPQIPEPSSMTSYNMPNTNVTLETLLSTKVAVAQFSQNARSSGSANASSGVTAMAIPMILEQLMALQQQQIHQLQLIEQIRSQVAMMNRQPLRPSLNPAVASQNAPVAASNQLQGFAAHSALQLTTAVPPTVAGQATNNPPSTFEGPQHISQPPSGASTPNISTNGSSAPTEPSASSSATAIPAPITPASVSNTTNSSSQPQNTSTPPTLGHGNLLTSTSSLPNPLLPQTSSNSVIFPNPLVSIAATANALDPLSALMKHRKGKPPNVSVFEPKSSSEDPFFKHKCRFCAKVFGSDSALQIHLRSHTGERPFKCNICGNRFSTKGNLKVHFQRHKEKYPHIQMNPYPVPEYLDNVPTCSGIPYGMSLPPEKPVTTWLDSKPVLPTVPTSIGLQLPPTIPGVNSYSDSPSITPISRSPQRPSPASSECTSLSPGLNNSESGITVTAESPQPIHSGSSLTKTEPISLPSTNTRVGEVSISVQVTTVSTSIVTAVTDSSVSTTLPNPGLPAISDQFKAKFPFGGLLDSMQTSETSKLQQLVENIDKKMTDPNQCVICHRVLSCQSALKMHYRTHTGERPFKCKICGRAFTTKGNLKTHFGVHRAKPPLRVQHSCPICQKKFTNAVVLQQHIRMHMGGQIPNTPLPEGFQDAMDSELSYDDKNIDTLSNYDDDIDENSMEEDPELKDTASDSSKPLIAYSGSCPPSPPSVISSIAALENQMKMIDSVMNCQQLTSLKSIENGSGESDHLSNDSSSAVGDLESQSAGSPAMSESSSSMQALSPVNSNSESFRSKSPGLSNQEDPQETPLKTEKPDSPPPAPENGGALDLTAPTPGRPVIKEEAPFSLLFLNRERGPSQSTPSLVTSTAPTMIKMEVNGHSKPISLGEGPPLPAGIQVPAAPQTVMSPGLTPMLAPPPRRTPKQHNCQSCGKTFSSASALQIHERTHTGEKPFGCTICGRAFTTKGNLKVHMGTHMWNNAPARRGRRLSVENPMALLGGDALKFSEMFQKDLAARAMNVDPNFWNQYAAAITNGLAMKNNEISVIQNGGIPQLPVSLGGSAIPPLSNITSGMDKARTGSSPPIGGLDKASSETGASRPFTRFIEDNKEIGIN
- the SALL3 gene encoding sal-like protein 3 isoform X2 — protein: MSRRKQAKPQHLKSDEELQQSEVVSEHAVPGEGADDGDSGNESRSGSEETNICEKCCAEFFKWTDFLEHKKNCTKNPLVLIVNEDEPAPPSEEFPEPSPASSPSDQAESEVTEETVQPENNESCEVKVAEKEEEPMEVETSGEKSYQNQGTSNATPTTPLPQIPEPSSMTSYNMPNTNVTLETLLSTKVAVAQFSQNARSSGSANASSGVTAMAIPMILEQLMALQQQQIHQLQLIEQIRSQVAMMNRQPLRPSLNPAVASQNAPVAASNQLQGFAAHSALQLTTAVPPTVAGQATNNPPSTFEGPQHISQPPSGASTPNISTNGSSAPTEPSASSSATAIPAPITPASVSNTTNSSSQPQNTSTPPTLGHGNLLTSTSSLPNPLLPQTSSNSVIFPNPLVSIAATANALDPLSALMKHRKGKPPNVSVFEPKSSSEDPFFKHKCRFCAKVFGSDSALQIHLRSHTGERPFKCNICGNRFSTKGNLKVHFQRHKEKYPHIQMNPYPVPEYLDNVPTCSGIPYGMSLPPEKPVTTWLDSKPVLPTVPTSIGLQLPPTIPGVNSYSDSPSITPISRSPQRPSPASSECTSLSPGLNNSESGITVTAESPQPIHSGSSLTKTEPISLPSTNTRVGEVSISVQVTTVSTSIVTAVTDSSVSTTLPNPGLPAISDQFKAKFPFGGLLDSMQTSETSKLQQLVENIDKKMTDPNQCVICHRVLSCQSALKMHYRTHTGERPFKCKICGRAFTTKGNLKTHFGVHRAKPPLRVQHSCPICQKKFTNAVVLQQHIRMHMGGQIPNTPLPEGFQDAMDSELSYDDKNIDTLSNYDDDIDENSMEEDPELKDTASDSSKPLIAYSGSCPPSPPSVISSIAALENQMKMIDSVMNCQQLTSLKSIENGSGESDHLSNDSSSAVGDLESQSAGSPAMSESSSSMQALSPVNSNSESFRSKSPGLSNQEDPQETPLKTEKPDSPPPAPENGGALDLTAPTPGRPVIKEEAPFSLLFLNRERGPSQSTPSLVTSTAPTMIKMEVNGHSKPISLGEGPPLPAGIQVPAAPQTVMSPGLTPMLAPPPRRTPKQHNCQSCGKTFSSASALQIHERTHTGEKPFGCTICGRAFTTKGNLKVHMGTHMWNNAPARRGRRLSVENPMALLGGDALKFSEMFQKDLAARAMNVDPNFWNQYAAAITNGLAMKNNEISVIQNGGIPQLPVSLGGSAIPPLSNITSGMDKARTGSSPPIGGLDKASSETGASRPFTRFIEDNKEIGIN
- the SALL3 gene encoding sal-like protein 3 isoform X1 gives rise to the protein MSRRKQAKPQHLKSDEELQQSEVVSEHAVPGEGADDGDSGNESRSGSEETNICEKCCAEFFKWTDFLEHKKNCTKNPLVLIVNEDEPAPPSEEFPEPSPASSPSDQAESEVTEETVQPENNESCEVKVAEKEEEPMEVETSGEKSYQNQGTSNATPTTPLPQIPEPSSMTSYNMPNTNVTLETLLSTKVAVAQFSQNARSSGSANASSGVTAMAIPMILEQLMALQQQQIHQLQLIEQIRSQVAMMNRQPLRPSLNPAVASQNAPVAASNQLQGFAAHSALQLTTAVPPTVAGQATNNPPSTFEGPQHISQPPSGASTPNISTNGSSAPTEPSASSSATAIPAPITPASVSNTTNSSSQPQNTSTPPTLGHGNLLTSTSSLPNPLLPQTSSNSVIFPNPLVSIAATANALDPLSALMKHRKGKPPNVSVFEPKSSSEDPFFKHKCRFCAKVFGSDSALQIHLRSHTGERPFKCNICGNRFSTKGNLKVHFQRHKEKYPHIQMNPYPVPEYLDNVPTCSGIPYGMSLPPEKPVTTWLDSKPVLPTVPTSIGLQLPPTIPGVNSYSDSPSITPISRSPQRPSPASSECTSLSPGLNNSESGITVTAESPQPIHSGSSLTKTEPISLPSTNTRVGEVSISVQVTTVSTSIVTAVTDSSVSTTLPNPGLPAISDQFKAKFPFGGLLDSMQTSETSKLQQLVENIDKKMTDPNQCVICHRVLSCQSALKMHYRTHTGERPFKCKICGRAFTTKGNLKTHFGVHRAKPPLRVQHSCPICQKKFTNAVVLQQHIRMHMGGQIPNTPLPEGFQDAMDSELSYDDKNIDTLSNYDDDIDENSMEEDPELKDTASDSSKPLIAYSGSCPPSPPSVISSIAALENQMKMIDSVMNCQQLTSLKSIENGSGESDHLSNDSSSAVGDLESQSAGSPAMSESSSSMQALSPVNSNSESFRSKSPGLSNQEDPQETPLKTEKPDSPPPAPENGGALDLTAPTPGRPVIKEEAPFSLLFLNRERGKFKSTVCNICGKPFACKSALEIHYRSHTKERPFVCTICSRGCSTMGNLKQHLLTHKLKELPSQLFEPNFTLGPSQSTPSLVTSTAPTMIKMEVNGHSKPISLGEGPPLPAGIQVPAAPQTVMSPGLTPMLAPPPRRTPKQHNCQSCGKTFSSASALQIHERTHTGEKPFGCTICGRAFTTKGNLKVHMGTHMWNNAPARRGRRLSVENPMALLGGDALKFSEMFQKDLAARAMNVDPNFWNQYAAAITNGLAMKNNEISVIQNGGIPQLPVSLGGSAIPPLSNITSGMDKARTGSSPPIGGLDKASSETGASRPFTRFIEDNKEIGIN